A section of the Babesia microti strain RI chromosome I, complete genome genome encodes:
- a CDS encoding Vesa-like (overlaps_old_locusTagID:BBM_I00002;~overlaps_old_locusTagID:BBM_I00003) yields MITFSGAISRLGEQALVVWRLESMGNASALGSYVSGLLPEYYYRYKLNTVDVNNPSSFRSILLELCLINIIISTIHLIFMILDIYYVIEDNKAKLSLGNRWQLLKESLVNIRNVAWALSYSVMESSCDLFYPSILVLDMDIYTEDNRAVRQSSIKTAYSIVRFILALILIVWEIINPHFFQIKGKPMYTDYMSLINIGWNSLWTFSAISFTIIRNIISILVTLTYHYPNNPFLSLMKTYSFIYYFSIFYSFSRTYCYLIFVQIFSQLGQYNFIIDEINKEDFNIINLLRCIHCRMCCACNMLCCSSSGEAKCCEACSSKCLSVAKDKLKESRKLICSSIKVFSKVKRSDSGGTKNSQDKPDLLVGVSNIKQSKDMLLKVIEELNGSVITSCNGGGSSCECNCTTNCTSGGNCCIIKFLCGKDDCCKDGQKCCENGVTDVCSKDDCCNDGKTCCNGGESCKCCNSASGDTCSGSSGGKCGCCTQSGNSTCCCKDAKKFCLVCCISNITGRFERLKSVNNISMQLCSFTLLLFSSITFAVQAEYLDLHSTLRYIRKKRGSYFIDTVHPVIGLFWWVWHALIMCVINMVIDPFIYTASFLGKVCQFFRRRTNINTNPINQTFRNPSMSNRRPPANT; encoded by the exons atgataACATTTTCTGGTGCAATATCTCGTTTAGGTGAACAAGCTCTTGTAGTATGGAGATTGGAAAGTATGGGAAATGCATCTGCTTTGGGCAGTTATGTATCTGGTTTATTACCtgaatattattatcgGTACAAACTGAATACTGttgatgtaaataatccatCATCGTTTCGAtctattttattggaattatgtttgattaatattataatttcaacgattcatttaattttcatGATTTTGgacatatattatgtgaTAGAAGATAATAAAGCTAAATTATCCTTGGGTAACAGATGGCAATTATTAAAGGAATCTTTAGTAAATATCCGTAATGTGGCATGGGCATTGAGTTATTCTGTTATGGAATCATCGTGTGATTTATTTTACCCATCTATAC tcGTGTTGGATATGGATATTTACACTGAAGATAATAGGGCGGTCCGGCAATCTTCTATTAAAACTGCTTACAGTATAGTTAGATTTATATTGGCCTTAATACTTATAGTGTGGGAGATTATTAATCCAcattttttccaaataAAAGGGAAGCCAATGTATACAGACTATATGTCCCTAATAAACATTGGTTGGAATAGTTTATGGACGTTTTCTGCAATCTCATTCACAataattagaaatattatttctatATTAGTTACACTGACATATCACTATCCGAACAACCCCTTCCTTTCATTAATGAAAACCTACAGTTTCATCTATTACTTTTCTATTTTTTACAGTTTCTCTAGaacatattgttatttgatttttgtaCAGATATTTTCACAATTGGGCcaatacaatttcataatagATGAAATCAATAAGGAAG ATTTTAACATCATAAACTTATTACGTTGTATCCATTGTAGAATGTGTTGTGCATGTAATATGTTATGTTGTTCCAGCTCAGGTGAAGCCAAGTGTTGCGAAGCGTGTAGTAGCAAATGTTTGAGTGTTGCGAAAGATAAACTAAAAGAATCTaggaaattaatttgttcatccATCAAGGTGTTTTCTAAAGTAAAACGAAGTGACAGTGGCGGTACGAAGAATAGTCAAGATAAGCCAGATTTACTGGTAGGGGTTAGTAACATTAAACAGTCTAAGGATATGCTCTTGAAAGTTATTGAAGAATTGAATGGTAGTGTTATAACCAGTTGTAATGGTGGAGGTTCTTCATGTGAATGTAATTGTACCACTAATTGTACTAGTGGTGGTAATTGttgtattataaaatttttatgtgGTAAAGATGATTGCTGCAAAGATGGACAGAAGTGTTGTGAAAATGGAGTTACAGATGTGTGTAGTAAAGATGATTGCTGCAATGATGGGAAGACGTGTTGTAATGGAGGTGAAAGTTGTAAATGTTGCAATTCAGCTAGTGGAGATACATGCAGTGGTAGTTCTGGTGGTAAATGTGGATGCTGTACACAGTCCGGGAACAGTACTTGTTGTTGCAAGGATGCTAAGAAATTCTGTTTGGTTTGTTGCATCTCCAATATAACTGGAAGGTTCGAGAGATTGAAAAGTGTTAACAATATTTCAATGCAGTTATGCAGTTTCACATTGCTGCTCTTCAGCTCAATCACGTTCGCAGTGCAGGCTGAATACTTGGATCTTCATAGTACCTTAAGGTATATTAGGAAGAAGAGAGGTAGTTACTTCATTGATACTGTACATCCTGTTATTGGTCTTTTTTGGTGGGTTTGGCACGCGCTCATTATGTGTGTTATAAACATGGTTATAGAtccatttatttatactgCAAGTTTTCTAGGTAAAGTGTGCCAGTTCTTCAGAAGACGAACCAACATCAACACTAATCCAATAAATCAAACTTTTAGAAATCCTAGTATGAGCAACAGGAGACCACCTGCCAATACATAG
- a CDS encoding BMN1 family, Pseudo gene (overlaps_old_locusTagID:BBM_I00004), whose protein sequence is MILSENPLNSFFSLVRTLSDELVEDNIKNDNKAFEKHVSKATDLKDKIDDKDEDSNNNCFKDMIEEVKGATEEINKLIEVTISNIRDPGVVIDSDTIPSFKSLFFIITQITNIKMQ, encoded by the coding sequence ATGATACTTAGTGAAAATCCGTTAAACTCCTTTTTCTCACTCGTGCGTACGCTGTCTGATGAACTTGTAGAAGACAATATTAAGAATGACAATAAAGCATTTGAAAAGCACGTATCTAAGGCTACTGATTTGAAGGATAAGATTGATGATAAGGATGAAGATTctaataacaattgtttTAAGGACATGATTGAGGAAGTGAAGGGTGCGACTGAAGAAATTAATAAACTTATTGAAGTCACGATTTCCAACATTAGAGATCCTGGTGTTGTTATTGACAGCGATACTATTCCAAGCTTCAAATCTCTTTTTTTCATAATCACCCAAATCACcaatattaaaatgcaaTAA